Proteins from one Fusobacterium periodonticum 1_1_41FAA genomic window:
- a CDS encoding phage tail tape measure protein, translating to MEHVLSATLELKDKFTSKIKSASKELGAFTKNTTHVKGAVKETADCIRNSLGTLNKLTIGFGAFKGIMAGFDFIKDVYTGYAKLDAAITRNRGIMRASIEDTAKLKSQVLELGKTMPFTAQEVAEAQYYQAMAGMKTNEVLEMTPKLLKMSIASGQDLASTSDILTDNISAFGLALEDADRLMDVMVATANNANTDIAGLGEAYKYVASTSRSFESMEEVNILLGTLANNGIKSGQAGRNLAAVYTRLAKSTPDIDKALKVMNLKLYDSQGKFKGLRKIVEEMRPILARMTDEQRNYILTTIFGSEQMRIITSLLGTSKEGFDTLANSIYNSKGATEEFNKLQENTPEYKIKALASAWDNLKLHIGEAAAPAITSLIENLTGKIIELTESDTFSKENVQAFFDTVISYLNTTIDLVSDLATLLEPVIWGLKVVGKTAEVGGNIGSYLTTGKSTNQNKLESEIIAIDNKIMEMNPQTVEEEEKRKKLFFENEKRKKEYWDEYGKTIDKRAEAGNPHAKKDFIFKPVSYDSEELASIYDERYKYRKPKKDKNLDEKTTQIIDSKSIANGYKYVIKPPERQKSDLEKVSEKLGYKAPVSPLSTTFSPQVNVNMGGVTIKNEADLETLSEMTKRKIKEEMLNYVQTTK from the coding sequence TTGGAACATGTATTAAGTGCAACCCTTGAGCTTAAAGATAAGTTTACTTCAAAAATAAAATCAGCTAGTAAAGAATTAGGAGCTTTTACCAAAAATACAACACATGTGAAAGGAGCAGTAAAGGAAACTGCTGATTGTATAAGAAATAGTCTTGGAACTCTAAATAAACTAACAATTGGGTTTGGGGCTTTTAAAGGAATTATGGCAGGATTTGATTTTATAAAGGATGTTTATACAGGTTATGCTAAATTAGATGCAGCAATAACAAGAAATAGAGGAATAATGAGAGCCTCCATTGAAGATACAGCAAAATTAAAATCACAAGTTTTAGAGCTTGGAAAAACTATGCCTTTTACTGCTCAAGAAGTTGCAGAAGCTCAATATTATCAAGCTATGGCTGGAATGAAAACAAATGAAGTATTGGAAATGACACCCAAACTTTTAAAAATGTCTATTGCATCAGGCCAGGATTTGGCAAGTACGTCAGATATATTAACAGATAATATTTCAGCTTTTGGTTTAGCTTTGGAAGATGCTGACAGACTTATGGATGTTATGGTAGCAACAGCGAATAATGCTAACACTGATATAGCTGGACTAGGTGAAGCATACAAGTATGTTGCATCCACTTCAAGAAGTTTTGAAAGTATGGAAGAAGTAAATATATTATTAGGAACTCTTGCTAATAATGGAATAAAGTCAGGACAAGCAGGAAGAAACTTGGCAGCTGTCTATACAAGGCTTGCAAAATCTACTCCTGACATAGATAAAGCTTTAAAAGTTATGAATTTAAAGTTGTATGATAGTCAAGGTAAATTTAAAGGTTTAAGAAAAATTGTAGAAGAAATGAGACCGATACTTGCTAGAATGACTGATGAACAAAGAAACTATATTTTAACTACTATTTTCGGTTCTGAACAGATGAGAATTATAACTTCACTCTTAGGAACATCTAAAGAAGGTTTTGATACTCTTGCTAACTCTATATATAATTCCAAAGGGGCTACTGAAGAGTTTAATAAACTTCAAGAGAATACACCTGAATATAAAATAAAGGCTTTAGCTAGTGCTTGGGATAATTTGAAACTACATATAGGAGAAGCAGCTGCACCAGCTATAACAAGTCTCATTGAAAATTTAACTGGAAAAATTATTGAATTAACAGAAAGTGATACATTTTCCAAAGAAAATGTTCAAGCTTTTTTTGACACTGTGATAAGTTACCTAAATACAACAATAGATTTGGTTTCTGATTTAGCAACATTATTAGAACCTGTTATATGGGGGCTTAAAGTAGTAGGAAAAACCGCAGAAGTCGGAGGAAATATTGGTTCTTATTTAACAACAGGAAAATCAACAAATCAAAATAAGCTTGAAAGTGAAATAATAGCTATTGATAATAAGATTATGGAAATGAATCCACAAACTGTTGAAGAAGAAGAAAAAAGAAAAAAGTTATTTTTTGAGAATGAGAAAAGAAAAAAAGAATATTGGGATGAGTACGGAAAAACTATTGATAAAAGAGCAGAAGCAGGAAATCCTCATGCAAAAAAAGATTTTATTTTTAAACCAGTATCCTATGATTCAGAAGAATTAGCTAGTATTTATGATGAAAGATATAAATATAGAAAACCTAAGAAAGATAAAAACTTAGATGAAAAAACAACACAGATAATAGACAGTAAAAGCATTGCTAATGGCTATAAATATGTAATAAAACCACCAGAAAGGCAAAAATCAGATTTAGAAAAAGTCAGTGAAAAATTAGGTTATAAAGCTCCTGTATCTCCATTATCAACTACTTTTTCTCCTCAAGTAAATGTTAATATGGGTGGAGTAACTATAAAAAATGAAGCAGATTTAGAAACATTATCTGAAATGACTAAAAGAAAGATAAAAGAAGAAATGTTAAATTACGTACAAACAACAAAATAA